The following is a genomic window from Engystomops pustulosus chromosome 11, aEngPut4.maternal, whole genome shotgun sequence.
ttaaaACTTTGTATTGAAAACCTTGTGTGACATATTAGGAAATTGCAGTTTAATGTCTAATAGTAGTACAAGTAAATATCAGACTATAGAAAACCCAAAACCAGTGCAAGAGGGCAGAGGAGGGGACCCCACTGAGTGTGAGGGCGTCTTTACAATTTAATGCATTTCAATGAGAAGTGGAGGAGTATTAGGTGGATCTATAACCCCCTAAAAAACAAGTCTCACACCATAAGGCTACAGCCAGAGCCATTGAAGCTTCACCATTCATGCTTTCTGGGGGGGACAGATGAGCTTCAGCAAGGGCCCCACACAGAAGAGAACAGCACAAGGCTCCAGTAATGGCGTCCTGACCCTGCAATGTGGTCATCCTCACTGCTGGACTCACTCACCTCCCATCTTGGATTTACTTTTTAGCAATTTATTGCTTTTCCCATCACTTTAGTGCAAATTATTTATTGCAACAAAACTTTTACGAGTGGATTTTCGGCTCCATCCTGGCACCTTGGAGATTCCCGGTACCCAGATGTAAGTATCTtgcagatttattattatttgaaaTATTTAGAAATATTAAACTAAAAGTGTTTATATGTGTCACTATATACAATGCTAACGAAATCAGATGAATTAGTAAAGTCTATAACGAAATCACAGCCTTCTCATTGTTCTTCTGCTCCAAACAATCAGATTATTAAGCaataaactgatataaaacaagcCTAAAATAATGACTGTTCATGTCCTTACTAAATATTCTACATTGCTTAGTAAGAGGGAGCTTCTAGAGCCCTCCCAGGTTCTAATAGTACAAGGAAACATTTGTTTATAGGAGAAAGATAAGTCACATTTTCCTAATATTTCCTGTAGATTCGTTGTGTATTGAGCGGCAAAGCACAAAAAATTATGCAGGAGAAAATCACTGCAAATAATATCCTAATTGTGTCTTCAATGCCATATTAAAATATCAAATCCCTTAAATCATCCAAACCTTCAAATAATTGCGACATTCGTTAGAAATATATTGTAGGATTTGTAGGAACACAGATTTGGACACAATTTACAATGCATCATAACGTATTCGTTTCAAAattaattgcattgtttttaattgtatagaattttatttttttattccattgtatttatttcttttttaatatttgataTTATTTATATCTTCCTTGTTTATTTGATTTCGGTTGTTTATTTTACAGTTATCAGATAGTTACTAAATATTCAATATTTGCCTCTTTTTTTTGCATGAATTCGTTACTTCCTTTATCACATGGTAACGCAGCTCTCTTGTTTCCCACTGATCCCTAGAGGGAACGCTATTGTTTGGGCAATTTGCATAATATTTCTTTCTTAAGATTGGGCCACACACTCCTTCCCCCTACACATCCCACTCAGCTCCACAGATTCCAAGCAGATGCCCTCATTCAGAAAGCTGCTGCTCACAATGCTTGGCACCCACCTGCAAGGGCACCCTTATTGGTAAGAGGATCACTCCAGCAATACAGAGGGTTTTTTTCTGCACATGAAATAACTTTGGATAGAATTCATATTTTCAGTGGATTCTATCCCATTTTCACAATGTGTCAGACTAGAGCTTGAGAATCAACAATCACTAATACAACTGCAAGTCGAAGGGAATCTAGTACTGGTACAAATAAAGTGCTATACTCTCTCATTCCACGAGGTGGCGCACGAGGTGGATTAAACAATTCGGAATCTATTTTATCTTTAGGGATGAGGGATCTGTGGGGTTTTACATGGGATAGAAAATGATGTATTGTACAATTTGCTCTTGTAACATGTGATTGAATGTAGTTGTGTTGCACTCCAGATACTGGATGGCTTTAGAGTTCTGTGTGGATCCCACATATCTGATGATGAGGATGTGGGATGTATATTTTAAGTATAAAGCATTGACTCTAATTGTACTGCCTCTTATTCATGTCCCTTAGTTCTCGACATAATTATTATATGGTCACATCAGAGGATGATTAGACACGAGATAGATAGATCCATATATGGATGGATAACTATGGGATGTATATATAAAGATatgggggatagatagatagatagatagatagatagatagatagatagatagatagatagatagatagatagatagatagatagatattggatgtatatacatagatataggatagatagatagatagatagatagatagatagatagatagatagatagacagagagctattggatgtatatagatagctaAAGGatgtatatacatagatataggatagatcggtagatagatagatatgagatagatagatatgagatagatatagatagatatttgtGTACAGAGAATAGAAATGATTGAAGTGAAGGAATAAATACATCAGATAGAAAGTGAATAATATCAGTAATGTATTAAAGTAGATAACATTTCTATAATCTCTTATTTATTATCTATCCACCATATATCAATATATCCACCTATCATTTCATCTATCGTTTATCGTTCTATGTATCGATCCATGTATGTTTGTAGGTGTCTATCCATCTGATGGATTTATCTATCGCATGCGTTTTCATCTCCCATATACATGTTTCTATCTAAGTCTATTATTTCCCTCATCTTTCCATTATCTATGTAAgtctctatatgtgtatatacatgtgcagTATTTTTTCTACATGTCCGTCTATCCATCTCAGTATTCATTATATCTACTGTATATTATGATCACCACACAGTGCGTCATGTAATATAGTATGTAGTGTCGCAGTATCTTGCACTGAATgctaggaggagtagtacttagAGCAGTTGTGCTTTGCATGTAGTTACTGTTGTACTAGAAGTCCAGAACTTCTGGTTACTGTTGCACTGGAtgttaggaggagtagtactcgGATCAATTCTCCTGTACAAGTCCAGAACATGTGGTTATTGTAGTAGTAGTACTTGGATCAATTCTCCTGTACAAGTCCAGAAcatgttaggagtagtagtacttggaTCAATTCTTCTGTACAAGTCCAGAACATGTGGTTACTGTTGCACTGgatgttaggagtagtagtacttggaTCAATTCTCCTGTACAAATCCAGAACATGTGGTTACTGTTGAACTGgatgttaggagtagtagtacttggaTCAATTCTCCGGTACAAGTCCAGAACACGTGGTTACTGTTGCACTGGATGTTAGGAGTCGTAGTACTTGGATTAATTCTCCTGTACAAGTCCAGAACATGTGGTTACTTTTGCACTTGATGCTATGAATTTGAGAGCAGTTCTAAGTACAGGTCCAGCACATATGTTTACTGTTGCACTGGTTGCTGTGAGTTGTAGTACTTAGAACAGTTCTCCTGTACATGTGGTTCCTGTTGCTTCCAGTCTAGAAGCAGTACTAGGGTCAGATCTCCTGTACAGTTTCAGTACATGGGACTGGTAGTACTCGGATAAGATCTCCTGTACAGGTCTAACATATGTGTTTATCCTAGATGAGTAGTATTATTTGGATCAGAAGTCCAGTACATGTGGTTACTGTTGCATTGAATGCTGGGGGTTATGATACTTGGATCAGTTCTAAGTACAGATCCAGTACATCTGGTTATTGTTGCACTGGATTTTTGGTACTGTTAATAGTCGGATCAGATCAAGTCCCCTGTAGAGGTCCAGTGTGTGTAGTTACTATTGCACTGGATGCTAGGAGTTGTAGTTCATGGATGAGCTCTCTAGTATAGGTCCAGTGTATACGGTTACTGTTGCACGGATACTAGGTGATATCGTACTTGGATCAGGTCACCTATAGAGGTCCAGTATATGTAATTACTATTGCACTGGATgctaggagttgtagttcttgGATGAGCTCTCTAGTACAGGTCCTGTAGCTGTGTCTAGGCAGTGTATATCGTGCATGCTGTGACGTAGTGTCTGCACATTATAACCGTGTATTACAGATGGATGGAAATCTTAGGGCTTCTTTCCAGCAGTCACTGGGATTCCGTGAGTGAACACTTGCGGTTAGCGCAGCATCTGCCAAGAAGAGCAGTGAGTAGGTTTCTTACAGTCCGGTCCGGAACTGGTTCTAtatatggaggagggggaggtcctgTCTGGGCCGGATCCTGGCCTTATTAGGAGTGGACCGGAATCCGCGCATCCGTGCAGAAAATGCGGTGCAGTGTGCCAGCCGAGCTACAACCGTCTGATACAGATAACGAACACAGATAACGCAACCGCCACAGATACCGCACTTGCAGTGTTCACACGCCGCCCGCTAGCCGCGCTCTGACACGCGCTCCCGTGCAGCGGCGCTGGCCACGCCCACTCCTCCATTCATAGAAGGGCAAATCCCTCTGACGTCGCGCCCAGGGGCGGGACCACCCTTCCCCGttcctgtccatatatggtccgtGACGTCACAGGCATTCACCGCTCTGGAATAAATAGTTTAGAGGCTTCACTTTTCATGTAGTGCACAGGACCCCGGCTCCACACATGACATGTTCACATGCCGCGGCTTCTAGGGACACTACACCCTCTCTGCTATCACCCTGGATGTGATCTCTGACTGACACAGGAGTTTGAAGGAAGAATCTCCTCTTatcttgttattattttttttatttattgttgatTTTTGGGGGGTAAATCTGTCAATCTGGGGCTGTTAGTGGATGACATGATGACTGCCAAAACTGTAGAGAAAATCCCAGTGACTATTGGGGGGTTTATGCATCAGATGCCAGAGGCCATTTATCCTGTGGATGAGTCTTCATTACCCACCTCTGTCACTATCTTTCCCAATGTTGATCTGGGAGGAACATATGAGCAGATGAGCAGCATGAATGGAGGTAAGAGCAGCACCCTCATCATCCTCAGCACCTCAGCCAGGGGATAGGATGCTCCTGTGTGTACAGTGCAATCTTATCATACTGATGGATCTCCTAGATTATATTGCTTTACTGTTGTAGTCCATGATCTTATAATGTAACATCTATTACTATAGTGTATTCTCttacaatataacatattataATCTTACAATCATCTATTACAATAAGGTAtgctcatgtaatgtcacatatcaCTATAGTGTAGGATGGTATATTGATACATAGATTTTATAGTGTATGATTTAATAATCTAACATATAACTATAAAGGGTGATAATCCaatgtaacatataacatatcATGATACAGTGTATCATGGTATATTGATACATAGATTTCTGTAGTGTATAATCATATAATGTAACACATCGCTATAGTGTATGGTCATATAATGTAACAGATTCCTATATTATATAATGTAACGCATCTCTATAGTGCTCATTCATACAATGTAATTTATTAACCTCATAACATTGTAGAAGTTAATTATTTGACTCCTTTTCCATTGTTGGAGCTATACAGAGTATGTATTTCTGGAGAATATTATAGTGTTATGATGAGTTCAAAGAGTTGATGTAGCAGACCTGATGGTACAGTGGGATATATTActtcatgtgttgtggctactttTTATGTTATCCAGTACATTTGATTTGCACATGTTGTATCTATCAGATAGACTAcacatgtattatatgtataaatCACTTCCTATGATATCCAGTGCTTATAGTATTTGTATATTTGCCATCTATTAGATATACATGCATTAATTATATCTCTATCACTTGTAGCAAATATACAAATCCTATCACATATAGTACACCTGCATTATATCTATACATCATGTGCTGAGATTctcatttgtgtttttttctttctgaCTTGTAGATGGAATGATCAATGTGGACATGAATGGTGACAAGAGGTCCCTGGATCTGCCCTACTCCAGCAGCTACCCCTCTGCTCCTCGCAACCAGACTTTCACCTATATGGGCAAGTTCTCCATTGACCCCCAGTACCCAGGGGCTAGCTGGAACCCGGAGGGCTTCTTTAATATTGTCAGTGCTGGCATCCTAGGAGTGaccccttcttcttcctcctctaccACTTCTTCCAGCGCCTCGTCCTGCTCCCCCAACCCCCTGAGCTGCAGCATGGCGCACAGCCAGAGTGACCTGGAGCACCTGTACTCTCCTCCTCCCTACTCCTCCAGCTGTGCGGAGATGCCCGTGTACCCGGACAGCTCTGCCTTCCTCAGCACCTCCACTGGCACCTCACTGTCATACCCACCCCCTTCATACCCTTCCCCTAAGCCAGCCTCGGATGGCACCATATTCAACATGATCCCGGAGTACCCACCTCTCTTCCCAAACCCGTGCCAAAGAGACATGCACCCCATGACTGACCGCAAGCCTTTCCCCTGCCCCCTGGACTCTATCAGGGTGCCCCCTCCTCTTGCCCCTCTCACTCCTCTCGACACCATCCGAAATTTCTCCTTGGGGGGCACCACCAGTCAGGCGTCCCGACTACCCAGCGCCTACAGCCCTCCAAATCTTCCTCTACGACCCATCCTGAGACCCAGGAAGTACCCAAATCGCCCCAGCAAGACTCCAGTCCATGAGAGACCCTACCCATGCCCGGCAGAAGGATGCGACCGCCGCTTCTCCAGATCTGATGAACTGACCCGGCACATCCGTATTCACACCGGTCACAAGCCGTTCCAGTGCCGCATCTGCATGAGAAACTTTAGCCGCAGCGATCACCTGACGACGCACATCCGCacccacactggggagaagccttTCGCCTGCGATTATTGCGGCAGAAAGTTTGCGCGCAGCGACGAGAGAAAGCGACACACGAAGATCCACCTGCGACAGAAGGAGAGAAAGAGCACAGCGAGCGGAGCGACGGCGCCACCTAGCGGCAGCGCGGGGAATGAGCGCTCCCTGAGCCTCAGCCCGTGCTCCGCAGCCTCCTCCAGCAGCGCGCAGATGGGACTGTGTCCTAACAGGACCTCATAGAAGCACAAGGACAGTGCAGAAGGGGTTAATGGCACTGCCATGCCGGGGGCCAGCACCGCTGGACATGGACTCAGCCTGGAAGGTGCTGGCCCAGGTACTGCCTAGAGACTGTGTGAGGCAGGGAAGAGAGTGAGTGGAAGCCAAGGTGTGCAATGTCTTGTGGAGAGTTACATCACAGCTATAGGATACTGCTAGCCAGAGAGCCAGGGAACTCATCCATACATACAGGGAACGCCAAAACGTGAGCATCTAGTATACGCCAGTGTTCACACAATCAggttttttaatgcaatttttgaagccaaaaccaaggtcggatacagtatattacttctCAGGACAGCGCAAAATCAGGCGcatatactttttaatggattcGTGCACAAACCGTGCgacatgtcctagtcagaaccgttttttttttttaatggatcacTCATAGACTCCAGTTTATGAAGATCCATTGAAAAAAACTGACGCAAAACCGACCAATccattcctggttttggctcCATAAAAGATTCTACTTggttaaaagaattattattattttttttcccaatctCTTTAAAAGGAAATGTTCCCGGCACAAATTCCCATGACATTCCCTGATACATGGCAGCGGCTTCCCCCTCTCCCTATACACTTTGGGTTGCGTCCTACTAACCGCATAGAGTTTCCTGTGTGAGGTTTTGATTTTTACACTTCCCAGTTCAGGAACAGAGTGACATGGTAACTTTGATAGGTGTCCCCTTTTCTAGGGAATCCCCTGAAGTAGCCATATCCAATGTGCACTTTATCCTCATCATGACTGCCCGGGGCAGGCGGTGTGATATGAAGGGGTACGTTTGCATCTCCTAGCCCTAatgtgttttaacttttttttgtttttttgttatataaatctataattttattttaattagtttttttttctagtaCCTGATGTTTTAACCAATACATTGTGATTAACACAAGTGCAATCTAAAAGATGCCAAAAACTTTGGCGCCTGTGggtgattttttctttttttcttttgcaaattTGACAAAAACTTTTCCATGTGTTCATGTATAATAAAGGTACGACGAGACTGTATTTACGGATCCCGACCTTCTAGAAGGTGCCGTGTGTGATTTACGTAAGAGGCTAATTTATTTCATGTTTGTAAATACAGACTGTTTGTTAGAAAGCATGCAATTGTCTTCAGCAGTGTTCATGGTGCCTTGTGTAATGTGGACCAGTGTCACCCCACGCCCCatgtctgcatgtatatatatatataggttgcCTTACCAACGACAATTATGGTCCCACACCACTCATAGAGCTGTACATAACTGCCGGTTAATATTTGGAAACTTTTTTCTAGAATctatatttttgtatgttttgtgACTCAGAAGTGTTAAACTTTGTAGTACGGATTTTACATGGTATACGGACAAATCATACTGTTGGGCCTGGACTATGGACAACATAatttaaaaatacttttttttttcgagGTAGTGTTaactttattaaaataaattaaaaaaacaaaacaaattaaaaaaaaaaaatccagccgCTAACTGGAATTTAAAGATGGAGATGTACTCAACGGGTGTCTGTAAATAAACACTtttcaagtatatatatatatatatatatatggtctgAGCAGTGTCATTGGGAATTCAGGGCAGGTTTATTTATGGGTTTGTGcaagttttttaaaactttttgcaaTTCTAATTTCTCTCTACTAAAcaatacaatttaaaggggttgtctggaggttcaaaaacatggctgctttcttccaaatacAGACCCCCACAtggccatgggtagtgtgtggtattacaactaagctccatataccatatatgtaTTATCCATATACAAATCATGGTCAGGTGTGGGGCTGTATTTGGAATAAATTATCCATTTTTTTAAActccggacaatccctttaaggaatctGGCACACTTTAGTAAATGTCTACATGATACGGATTAGCAGTTTTCCCTTTGAGTCAAGTCTCCATTGGCTTCGGGTATAGAATCCACCCCACGAGTCAGTATGGATGATATTACCGATTTTCTGCACACAAGTGAATACATCCTGGGTGCATATAACCTTAGGTTGGATTTACAAGGCAATAATATATGCACAAGCTCTGCCTCATCTACTGGTCCCTTTGTTCAAGTCACTGGACCAGGATGAGATTTACGGCCATAATAATGTccatacaatacacacatattgggggacatgtattatcgtatctgtgcctaaaaaatgccgggatcttttttgggcgcagaattgttgcggataatttataatgagtttgcgccagaaagaacagatgtttccgactatcccggtTTTTttccgcaagtgggcgtggcctaacttttccacattatccgtcacattatTTTGTCAACATTTTTAGGCACACTTTTGGTGCACAATAGACCAagaaaaaattggtcagagagcaaaattaagccgcagtccatgtaagattttggcgcacatctcattgatgtcgccaTTTTTATGGCGCTCGACTGATtattacccattatttacttacagccgtgcgccactttaatacatcgggctgtgctttccggagactgatctccgatgccgacagtcgtgcttgcgccagaattagtaaattccCCCCATTATGTCTGTGAATATTCTTCGTAAAGCTGTGCggcgtgtatctctatggagagtgaAGAGGGGAggaggtcacccctcctcctcttcaacgCGCCGGACGTATGCACGCCTGGCTACCTGATTGCGCCCTAAAAGCTATCAGTACAGAAGCTTAATGGACCGTTAAGGTTGGTGTGGGGGTCTCCCGTTCTTAGCTCTTCATCAACATAATTGTAAAAATCCAGGGATTCTAGGTGAATAGTCAGTATTTTGCATGTACCtttccatgttaaaaaaaaactacagtatTTACATGAGATTTTCTGCTAGTCCCACAGACTCCACTGCGATTGTATTACAATGCATATTTTCCGCGTGGGATACACTTGCAGGCTCCCTAAAACTGCAGCATAAAATGCATTATTTACCGTGATGTGACTGCAAATCTCTTTGGCTACATCTCAgtgattgtggcacatttactcaaAGCTTTGCACACTATttttagtggaaactgcttgttacaagtatttaagaagtgtctgcaccacaaatgtgttttgtggcgcagctgcactagacaTCACACAACAAAAATTAGAGGCCGTTCTGATACGCAGTCAGTCCGTGCgccaaatttatcatgcaaagtgtgacacacgccctatgttaaccccttaatgacgcgtGCTGTAATAGTATGGCGTGCGCCGGCTGCGTatgcacgggctgagccctctacatagccggtaagtctttgctgcatattgcagcaaacacttaccgtgattggtgctagcagcgttaTCCCGTCTGTCGCAAAAAGATGGTGGCCGCCATCTTAGTGAAgattgtcactccccgtgacgtcatcggggagcgccgatcggttgccatgacagcctcgggtcttctaaagagccaaggctgtctcgttttaacctattcattacaatgtgtgattcgcacgttgtaatgaatgaggaggaaaatccccatatactgtatactgtagtatggcagtatatggtagaattaatcagacaacctagggttaaagtaccctagggggttggaaaaattgtaaaaaaaaaaaaagttaaaaaatcatAGAAAAccccccctaaaaattcaaatcaccccccctcccTAGAAGTTATATGaagataaataaacagtaaaaatcctaattaggtattaggtatcactgcatctgaaaatgcccgatctatcaacatACAATAACGAgttttcacagcgtttaaccccgtaacagaaaatggcacccaaagtcgaaaatgacttttttgccattttgaaaaatataaaaaaaattcaataaaaagttatcaaaaggccgtacagtgctaaaaatggaagcattgaaaacatcatcaaaagtcgcaaaaaatgacaccacccacagctccgtacaccaaagtatgaaaaagttattattatgaaaaac
Proteins encoded in this region:
- the EGR2 gene encoding E3 SUMO-protein ligase EGR2, giving the protein MMTAKTVEKIPVTIGGFMHQMPEAIYPVDESSLPTSVTIFPNVDLGGTYEQMSSMNGDGMINVDMNGDKRSLDLPYSSSYPSAPRNQTFTYMGKFSIDPQYPGASWNPEGFFNIVSAGILGVTPSSSSSTTSSSASSCSPNPLSCSMAHSQSDLEHLYSPPPYSSSCAEMPVYPDSSAFLSTSTGTSLSYPPPSYPSPKPASDGTIFNMIPEYPPLFPNPCQRDMHPMTDRKPFPCPLDSIRVPPPLAPLTPLDTIRNFSLGGTTSQASRLPSAYSPPNLPLRPILRPRKYPNRPSKTPVHERPYPCPAEGCDRRFSRSDELTRHIRIHTGHKPFQCRICMRNFSRSDHLTTHIRTHTGEKPFACDYCGRKFARSDERKRHTKIHLRQKERKSTASGATAPPSGSAGNERSLSLSPCSAASSSSAQMGLCPNRTS